Part of the Ictalurus furcatus strain D&B chromosome 10, Billie_1.0, whole genome shotgun sequence genome, GATAACAGTGACACAGACATCCAGCTTCTAATAGTTCTAACAGTCTGGATGCTTTATGGCATCTCCACTGTCTTGAAATTAATGTTAAATAGCAAAAACACCTAATAATTACGAGGATGGACAGCAGTAAAAGGAGTTAAGCTGAAATAAAAGGTCGGTGAAGATTAAATACCGCACATGAACTGTTTTAATGTCCCAAATAAATGGCGATGCTCTATTTCCCGTTATATCGCCGCCCAGTCGCTTCATTAACCATCCACATCTCTGTCAGGAACACTATAATCTGTAAATAATTTCAgatgaaataaaagcaataCAAATCCTAAATAACCCCAGGCTCTGTGGGAATCCGCCTGCTGCTGCTGATCCGCTTTCAGTccacattgtgtgttttttttttttttttttaataaaaagccggctgtattttaaagataactCGCTGTAAATCCATTTAACAgattacaattatttaaaaaataagtatgtaaataaacataaactgtAGCTACAGGTGGTGACGTCTGAACCTCCGCTCTCTCAAACAACATGCTtaacgctttaaaaaaaaaatagggcgCGTGAGGCAACGCTgcgtcgtgacgtcatgacgttGCGCTGTGAGCGTTTAACAGTTTCTGAACCAGTGTGACGGTTTTAGCTAGAGGAAAAGTGATTAGTATGTCACGTTAGGCCATCAGAATGATTTGTGCAGAGTAATAAACTGTTTAATGGTCTTTATATATACTCATGAAACTAATAAAATGGCCTCTGTATATACAATAAAGCCAAAATAGCTAGCTGTTTGGCCTGTTGACTGGTGAACTAGCTTCATCCTTAGCAAGAGTAGACAAATCTGtcaaaatatactgtaacacacaatgtTTTGGTCATTGCTGgagtagttttttttaatattcattcatttgttcctctccagtaattgctttatcctggtcagtgatAAGAGTAGCATGGGCAGTGGAATACAttattgattcattcatctttaataaGCACttaatcctggtcagggtggcagtggatccagagcccatcctgggaacactgggcctCAGGCTGGAATACAGACTGCATAGGATGCTGGTCCATgtcaggacaccatgcacatgCACAAATTCACAAACAGGCGTGATTTTGTGTGTCCAGTCCATTTAGGGGCATGTTTTTGGTAGGaagctggagaacctggaggaaacccacaccgACATGAGAGATCAtgtggaaaaaacacacagacagtaaaggATCAAATTGGTGATCCTGGATCTCTGAGGTGGGAACGCAATCTCCTGTACCATTCTGCCGCCCCAGACTGTAAGTCAGCACTACACAGCACTGAAAAAGGAAATGGAGCACCATAGGCCACCACTGAGCAGATATAGTTGGGATGGTGATTTATTCTCAGTATAGCAGTGACACAGATGTGATAGCGTGTGTGGTGCAAGTACAAGTGGCTTGTGTATATTAAGTGCTGGGGGTTTAAAACACATAGATATGACTACTGCTTTGAGACACACCCCACTTAACAAAAATCTGCAGTTAACCCTCGTGCTGTGTTCAGAACACTGATAAGGGCTAGCAGACGATTAACACATATTGTGCATTGAAAAAAAGATAAGCTTTAGTCTCTAACTGAACGCCTACAGAAGTGATGTGTTTAACAGAGTGTTTAAAAACCCAATCAACACTGCTATACACATACCTGTGAAAACTGTGCTTTCTTCAGCcagattgttgttgttattgtttcaTATTGCTTTTTATCTTACCACGGTAATGTTAATGATAAAACTTTTCATGtagaatggttttttttttgtattttcaacACAGGCCTAATCCCAAAATGCTTTCTGATGACTTAATATACTTACTATATAGACTAAATAAAATAGCATTGTACAACCTACTTGCACTATAGCCTCAATAGAACAACATTTGCGATTTAGCCACATAACTCTTTAACaatttcagtgtgttttcctATTCTTCAAACTATACTTTGTGCTTAAAGTGTCCATTTGGTTGATAGTAATGTGGGTTGTGTGTTGGTGGTacacgttatatatatatatatatatatatatatatatatatatatatatatatatatatatatatatatataaaaatagcgCCCCCTATTGTAAAGGTTTACGCAGTACACCATTCACAGCACGTGCTGGAGGGTAAAAAATAAAGCGTCACATACTAGATGTGAGCATAATAGACTTGCAAAGATTTAACACGATCTTGTTTAGTGTATGGCATATATTTTTAGTAGTCATTAATTAGATGAAGATTTATCATCATGTCTGTACTATCCATGAGACTCAGACAGTCTCAGCAATGTGAGTGAGAGGGACGACTGGTGTACTTTCTCAGCTGCCGTTAGATTCAGTCAAGGATAGTGCCCGCCTAACCACTTTATTGACTCTGAGACTGCTGGCTAGCATTCCTCCACATGTTGTTCCTCTGGAGGTCTCACCTCATAATGAGAGTTATCAGTGTGTGGCATGAGGatcagagtgagagaaagaaagaggaactTTTTCTGAGTTTGTGGAGATTTTGGTGCATTGTGGTCATTCCACATAACCCTGTATGATTCAAAAGACTGAACTGAAAATGTTTTGCCCACTGCTCTGACCAAGGAGCTTTTCAAGCACGTTGATGTGAACTCTACAAACACGTCCGCTTTGAGTCCTGGGAATGATGCTGAAGTTTTGCGAAAGCCGAAGAACAAAACCTGGATATCTCACTTCAGCATCTCAAAGAATATCAGAAAGGTAAActgatttattgtttttgcaTGCAgaccttcattaaaaaaaacaacaacaatgacccACACACATCTGTAATGGCTGATAAAGAACACAAGTGTGTTCTTCACACTTATCAGTATCACTCTACAGAAAAATCTATAGACTGTTACCTACTTTCCAtttctaatttatttgtttctatACCACTGATTTCCTAATGAGATTGATGGAACACTGACTGGCCTGCAAAATCACCAACACCTCAATCTTATGGAGCAGGTGAAATAAGCAGTGAAAAACTCaagtgtactgaatactgaagtgtatgcaATACTGAGGTAtttggaatactgaagtgtacagaataataaagtatttggaatactgaagtgtacacaTTAccgatgtactgtatgttgaaTACTGGTGTGTACAGAATACTAAAGTGTACAGAATAGGAATAGTCAAGTGTCTGGCATACTGGAGTGTATAGAATGCTGATGTGTACAGAATGCTGAAGTATTCAGCATACTGAAGTGTCTGAAATACTAAAGTGTACAGAATACCAATGTGTCttgaatactgaagtgtaaagAATGCTAAATTGTACAGAACAGTAAAATGTATAGAATAttgaagtgtacagaatactaAATTGTAAAGAATACTGAAgagtacagaatactgaagtgaaTGTGTCATTTGCAAACGATTTGGCTCTTTGAACTGGATCTTTTAGGTGAACATTATGAGCTGACTCACTTGTATGTGccattgaaaaaaatgtatatataaatcttCATGAAGCATGGACACAGCAGATCAGTAACTTTAATGTAGGGATGCTTACTGTATTTGTTAATGCACATTTAttgttagcatttttttttttcaaaaccacAATGCACAGTAAGGTTATTTAAgttttcataaaataatttcAGGTGTAGTTGCTCCTCTTTGGCTACACACTGGCCAAAATATCAAAAAATTTTGTCTGGTTTAGAAAAAATGGCAATCAGTCGTTGCAGAGCAGAAAGAGTCAACTCTTATTGGTGAGCTGAGCTAAATCACTGACTCACAAAAAAGAGGCAGCTTATGCTTATGATGTATAAGTCTAAAAACCTCAAACCTAACAGCTCTGACTATGAGTTATTACAGGACTGTCAAGATGACTCACAGAATCatctgaccccccaccccccgagATTTTTTAACAACTCTGAAGCAAAAACAACTCAAAAAGTGTCCTAACCGTCCTAAAGtctgttgtttttataatttaatatataaacaagtccagtaaagttgtgtgttttCCTCTTTATTTAGTATAACAATTCACTCTACATTACAGCAATATTTTGTATAGAAATGTCAACAAGACTCTAGATTCAAAATTCGATAAAAGAGGGATTTGAATGTAGATCCTGTGGACGTCACTGTGTGTCATACTATGTATGGttatgtatgtgacaaataaaattttatgtgaTTTGACTTGATTACTCATTAACAATATCGATCAGATCTTTATCAGCGAGGCCCGCCTGCACATGGtcaggacgaggaggaggaggaggaggacgaggaggaagaGCAGTTTTGACATCAAAAACTTTCCATGGTTTGCTAGGACAGATAAAGGAAGTGGCATTAGGTGTGAGCACCACAGCTGTTGGGTGTGAGGGCTTAGGATCTGTAATTGGGTTTTGACTTATTGTAGGAGTGACACACAGTGTTTTTCCCTCATGAGATTCTTCAGATGATTCCTCTTTTATAGGTTTGGCCACAAAGTCATGAATGTTCCTCAGTGGACTCCAGCCAGGAGGACGTCTGCGTATTACAAAGCCCTGAAATCAATATTTtgagaaacaggaaatgaggcCATCATATAAAGACGATTTAACAttaagttagttagttagttagtttgtttattcCCTGTAGGGAAAATGGGTTTGCATCATAATCACACAGACATAAGAAATCACGATTGGCATATATAAACaacatacaaaatataaaaaataaaaaataaaataaaataacataatgaGAAATAATGACGAATTCATTAACAACTATTAAAAGAAGAATTTTAAAATTTGATTGCTTGAGGGACGAAAGATCATTTGGACCTGTTTTTCATACAACCGGGAACACAATACCATCGGCCAGATGGCAACAATTTAAAAGCAGAGGCCAAAGGATGCCTCTTGTCACTCTAAAtattatttgtcttatttaACACACTCTCTTTATAAATACTTTCTATACTGGGTAACACAATCCCTAACAATTTACTTGCCACTGTTACCACTTTCCGTACTGATTTCTTCTGTAACGTGGTAGCATTACCATACCAACAAATAATACAGAATATCATAACACTTTCAATAAAAGCTCCATAAAACATCAAAAGCATTCTATTGTGGACATTAATGGAGAGTAATTTCTTTACCAAATACATTCTCTGTTGTGTCTTCTTACTTAGATAATCGGTCCACATGTCCCATTTAAGCTTGTGGTCAAGCACTATATTTTAAGGTATTTTTAATTGGTAACTGATTAAATTGGCTCCCTGATtaaaatggagggttatggaatggcctagtcaaagcccggatttgaatcccattgaaatattgcggggggatttgaaatggacagtacatgcaagaaaaccctcaaacatcttgcaactgaaagaatattgcatggaagagtggtcaaaaattccagcaagcctggtggacaattaagCAAAACACCTATAAGAagttattactgctaaagggggcaatactagcttctgaggccaagggtgtacttactttttccacagagtaATATTGCCTCTATtgttatttctgttgaataaatgattgaaaaactaattttctttgtggttttgttcaagtatatcaactttattaataggcactgtttcaaagatgatcaaatgattGCTTGTacaaatatctaaaaaaaaaaaaaaaaaagtgtagatTGAGATACTGTAAAGGTCATCCTTTAATGTTTTTGCTTGTCAGTGATTTccaaattcattttatttttcttattttttccccaaaaaattTGGCCTGAGAGTTAATCATGATATGTGTGCTCAGGatgtgtgctctctctctctttctctctctctctctctctctctctctctctctctctctctgtgaagtGTATTAAATTTATAATGAAAGTGAACTGCAAGGTGGCTTGGCTATTGAGGAATGTACATcagtacaaaataataatgtgtaagCAGTTTgcgtaaaaaacaacaactaacaattaaaacaaaacactgacactaatAATTAGACTACAAAAGCAGCTCTTATAATCTCACCATTTGTAAACGTCCAGGTTCACAGTTCACGCTAGTGTCAGGGAGCTCATGTCTCCATGGGGCCACATCCACAGTCGAGTTGCAGTTGATGAATGCCtaaatattaaaacagttttactgaaaatatcaataaaatgataaatgttttatttttaaaaaatccaagtTACTAGCAAGCATAGAGTAAATCCATGGTATTTtgctattttattataaacTGGTCATGTACAAATGGTGCTATTGAGTGAAACATTGTCTCTGATGTGAGTATGTGATGATTTAGACATTCAGGGTAAATGGGTACCTTCTCTTATGTCAGATTGTCTTTTACCTTTGGCTTTTCTCTAGTTTGCTATTTGTTGTATCATTCGACATttatgttaattttatttcaaatttagaattgttatttataattaattgttAGAACTTCTATTCCATTGTTAATTTTTCTATTTTCTGCTTCTTCCCTTGTGCTGTTTTGTATGTGCCTTTTTTGGTAAGCAGTTTGAgttgcattttaatgtacagtatgaaaagtgcattattattattattattattattattattattattattattattattattcactgaaAATGACTGgaataattgaaaaataaaatgcttataTAAGAAGGTTTATATAAGTTTTCTGAGTGTTATTGTGTTTAAGTGTGTTCACTTCACATCACACCAGTTTTTGGTGGAGGGTAATCAGCAAATCCATAATAAGTTTTGGgatttgtaatataaatattgcGTGTGCGTTCTCACACTTTCAATGTGTTTTTACTTTGAATTTCCATGACAGTTTATAGTTGGAAaccaatgactgtatatatgagtgGGCACCATTTGGTCGAATTTTATTCTAATTTGCCTAATTTTGGTTGAATTTTGGTCACTATCATGACTCTCATACTGGTGATAACCACCTCTACTTATTCATGCTGGGAGCATACATGCTGTCAGATATTACATGAAGTGTAGCTTAAGATGGTACATCGAACACTATCTCAAAGTGGTAAGTACAGCgttattaattaatatgtaaaatgctAAACTGTAGTCATATAATTTGCATGAGTATATTAATTTTAGCTGACACTGGCTGATGTACCGTAATCAAAGAAATATAAGCATAAGTAGCTAATACTGTATAAGGCATCTAGCTCTGACACCTGCAGTAGGTTACTCATCTCAAGAAAGAAATGCACTCTTTTATGCTCTGCTTGTTGTCAGTGGAGATTGTTTAAAAAGGAGTGACTGGCTAACCTTAACAAACTACTTCGAGTGTTTGCTAAGGTCATACTAAGTtcttataaaatttatttagagTTAGCTGCCTTGGTCTATGCCATCACTTCGTTCACGTATATTAGTTTGCTTGTTATATCAGTACAATGAGCTTAACATAACGGAAAAACTGCAAAGAACTCCCTACTGAGGGCCTGTTACAACATTTAACCGAAGAACAGAACATGGCTGTACTATACAGCTATACAACTGTCAAAACTATGTAAGTTTTAAAGATGTTAGATTTGCTGGGCTGTAATCTCATTTACAGCTTCAGGTCCATGTTGACAAGTGTGTTCGCGTGACTCAACTGTCATTTCTAGTCCAACCCCAAACTGTCAATCACCTCATCAACCACGCTCTTTATTTATCATCAAATCATTcccataaaacacatttatcctAAGAAGGAATAACGGGGGAGGTATCAAGGTCAACTGAACTTGTAAAGATTACAGTACATTATTCCCAAAAATGATTTGTGGAAATGTAACTTAAACAGtaaatttggtttgtttttttcatttacttaaGAATGGGTGGGGTTAAAATTGCtagccactagagggcctcgGAATTTTGGATTCATTTTTAAACCCTTATTATGGCATCCAcccatgtacagtatacagtcatCGGTTGaaacgtctctctctctctctctctctcttacacccCTTCACAAGTTACACTGTTGAGGCAAAATCCTAATGTTGTTGATTCTACGCTTTGACAGTGAAGCTcataatttataaatgttttagtAAAGTTTGGAAAATGTGATTCATAATTGAAATGCAAAGCACTGAATTTAGACTTGAGACTGGATgcgaagtgtttttttttttttttttttaacagatacTGCTGGCACAGAGAAGGTTCTTGTTCTGACTCTCACCGGCTCTGTATGATCTGGGTGACACTCCTCAGTAATGTCCTTAAAGTTTTCTTTAGTGCAGTTACTTTTCTGCAGGTCAAACCGGAGCCGATATCTGAATCCAGCTATCACCTAtgcatggaaacacacacacacacacacacacacgcatgcacgcacgcacatgcacgcacgcacgcacacacaaacgcacgcacgcgcacacacaaacgcacgcacacacacacgtttgcaGTTCCATCATTGTAAAGAATTTCCACTGATTTGTGTTATTGACCttagaaaaaaataagtttttaaatgaaaagctgtctgtttttggtttgtttttgttttaaacagcaatttatattaaataaaaaaaccaataTTAATTATGTTCATAACATTAACACTtttcaataattttatttataaatgatatatataaaactctaatttaatattaatcaccattaataatactattactactactactactactactactactactactactactaataataataataataataattattattattatactttaattaattattaatagagtttatattactattatatagTTACTATAGGCtgctatttgtttttaatagtaataatatagcctatcattagttttatttttaaattattcatagTAAATTCAATTTAGTTATAATaatttctcctcctcctcctccttcttcttcttcttcttcttcttcttcttcttcttcttcagattaccattatttaattttactaTTTCCTTATTactattacaacaacaacaacaacaacaacaacaacaacaatactactccTAAACAGTGTAGGCCTATATTCGGATAAATACAAACATAGTGTATTCAAGTACACCGACTATCTGCGGTGCATGCTCAAAGAGACTTGCCTGTCTCGTGGCCCAGGCAATATAGTTGAAGAGGAAATGGTGTGTGTGCTCATTCTGTACATTGGCTTTGGAGATGGAGTAACTCAGAGGCTCCTTAATGTCCTCACTGTACACATTGATACTCTCAGGGCAGCCCAGACAGGGGGGACGCGGCTCTGCAACGAGAGGGGGCTCCACTGAggagaaaacacaacaaaacacctTCTGTATAAATCTTTATGCCACATTACTACTGAATTTGGGATTTTGATTGGTTAGAAGATGATTAAatgtctataacagcagctttgacagtagtgcagcaGCAAATCACAAATTACTTTGGGGTAATAAAAGTAACGCTGCATAATAACACCAccccatttttaattttttaaaatgtgcttttctaatagttattgtttctatagtaacaagggTGTGTACTGTTGACATGCTACATTTTGAAACatatataattgttgatatgatttTCTATAaagaaactttatttaacatttatggaaggagtctccagtgtcagctctttgtagcaggcagaggtaaagctgtaactttaagttttccaacgtcttcaggacagaggaattaGTTTTTcagctacatttttttaaattaacttcaagaaagaaagaaaaaagagagtcaGGTGATggaatgagtgtttatagctgctataatgtaagtgaggaCAGGAAGTAACTGTCCATGTAGTGAACCATGCAAGAGATCCAACTATCCGCcaactcttttacgataagccTTATTTATATTAgcaatttattctttttttaaaaaaacaaccctttttTAACAGtgcaatttaataaataaaaaatgactcaTATATGTGAGTCGGCTCTTTGGTTCACTTCATTAAGATGAATCTTGAGAGCTGATTTATGTAGGTtttccgtgttttttttttttttttttttactcttgcaACAGTGTAATTTCAATTCTAAAAAAGTAAAGCTCTTTTCAACATCTGGACTGTTCATTAGCGTGAATGATGAATCAGCTCTGAGCCAAATGATTAAAAGATTCACTGAAAAGAGACAGAATTCACATCAGCACTAAGAACAGTACCAAATCAGactttatatttttaactttaACTTAAGGTACATTAAGTGCTGCCTATTCTTGACTTCACTGGTTGCTGAATTCAACCGATCAAAATAACCTAAACTTGTTTCAATTTGTTAATCTCATTTGACTGACAAATATATCTCTCTATGAAGATGTGATATTATAGATAATTTAATTTCCAGAGACATGATATCactaaaacatgttttaaattaataacattttcagCAGAATTTTGCACATGAATATAGAAATCTGACTTAAATTACTGAGAACAGTGTGGGAAAGCTAAATAATTCCAGGGATTTTCTGCAGTGCCCCCTAGTGGCATCACTGTCTAAAGATAAAGCGATGAGGGTTAATCTATTGACTCACCTGAACAGTGTTGTGCAAAGATCTCATTTGTTTCTTTCAGCAGGAGTTTTGCACGACAATGTCTGAGCAGCTAGAAATGAGGGGATGAGAGTAAAAATAATCAGATGACGCCATATTAGAAGTCATTTTCTAACTAAAATAAAAGTTACTGTTTGTACCTTTGAGGAATCTTGCAGATAGTCACATTCCTGCCAGGATTTTTCTTCTCCTGCTGCACAGTCAGATTCCCTTGCTGTAAAATGTACTGAGAGAACTTCCCCTGATTCATTCTGGGTCTATTTAAAAGAAACCATGATGAAATATTGCTTGGAGTGAGGAAAATCCACTAAACACACAAGAAACTAAGACATTATTACTTAAAAGCGTACCTTTGCAGCCTCAAGGATCTGATACAGAGCCAGCTGGTTTCCCTCAGTTAACTCTTTATTGTGCGCTACAAGAACCGAAGCCACGGCATCTTGCACATTTGGATCATCACACTGAAGCCTGGTCTCCTCACTCGCATGTGAGCTGGAGCAGAAAAGCCATGTTAAGGCCAAAATCACCCAAATTCTGTGTCCTTGCATTATTCCGAGGTCTTGCTCATGCCTTTTCCTGCCTTCCCTGTAGCTAAAGAGACTCAGTTACCTAAATATCCCCCACACGGTCACTGCACTGATGATCTGATGTTACACACTCATTTGCTGTGCATGTAGTGCAAATGTTTACTCACTTGCGAGCCTTTCCCTCTGCCCACACAGCTCTCTGAAATCAATACTTCCATTTGGGTTCagagtgctctctctctctctctctctctctctctctctctcacacacacacacacacacacacacacacacacacatcaaagtGCGCAACTCGACTAAAGCATTTAAAGGTGCAgattgtaatgtttaaaagacCCATAATAATCCTATCATTCCAAAGACACATTACAGTAGGTACACTGTGATTTGCAATAGTGCCATACAATGGGTTTGGCCTCATTGATCATTTAAAGATATTGCTaacatttttctggccctgaaattagTCTTACGCCCAATTTCCCCatattgtattaaaatgaaaGCTGTAAGCTGTATGCttgttaatcttttttttattgaaattcCATTTCACCTTACAGGctaataaacattacaaaaatgcCCCTTTAATATGATTTATACTACAGCATTCTTGATATTGTgaatctgattggacagaagttGTTGAAtagttttcctataacagcagctcatgacagtagtgcagctgaaaatcacaggtttatattaatgcacacgttctaatacattttcgtttctatggtaacagctcattcacagggacatgtatgGCTAATCCTCGTCATAAACGCATTAAAAAAGTGcttaattgttgatatggtgaatcTTTCTGTAGGGAGGcatttatttttggaaggagtctccagtgtcagtgctttttaacagtcagaggtaaagttgtAAAGTTTTCTGGCATTTTCCTGATAGAGGAGTTTTAGACTTTGCGTTATTaagagtgttgtgtgttcattattaaatttaaaaaatgtaatcgttAGTAAATTGcggtggtataagtggaatagaACAGGAATAGAatatgatgttataggaaaataatgaacttaggggtggtaacagtaaatccacttcatcacaccaccctgttgttgattattttcctatagcagcatgcCTCCTAGAGTTTTATTCCTATCCCACTACACAAAAAATGGTTCCTCAGGAGTTTTTTGAGATAGTGAACATTCTTGGCTTCCTAAAGGGTTTTACTCAGAACCGTTGAGGAttgatttgttgatttattaaatttttgtttTCCTACCACCTCTCGTCAACATGGACTATTCTCTTAATcattcaaatgaaaacaaacagttaaaaaagagaaaacagataGTCCTGTATCCTGGAACATTGCTTGCTATTCTTTTTTTACTGTCTACATGTCCATTTTCCTCCACAGAATCTATTTTATGGTGGTGAAAACTGACAATACAGACAAATCGACACTTTTCATTTATGGAGTAATATTTCCTGCTGAGGTGCCGAGTGGTTATTGATTGATAACTGATAGGTGATCTCATTAGTTGATGCATATGCTGATCTGGATAATAAAAATTAGCCTAATGTTATTGTCAAAAAGTCCATGCAAAACACAAAGCCACGGCCTTAATTGTGATGACACTGTGTCAGTGTGATGTGTATAGCATTACTCCAACTGTAGTTATGTCTCTCCCTGTTTTACCATTTCTTTCTGTACAGTGcagatttaaatttaaatcatGACTCATGCACATTGTGTGTCCACTTCATATGACCCCCCGACCCCCCACCCCCGATGTTTATGGGCTAAACTTTTAGTCATAGTTCAGAGTTCAGCATTGAGAGAATGTCAACATTCTGCAAGTCTTAAACACACTGCAGTATTTTTTTCAACAAAGCTCAAACATCAAAGAACCAATGATAGTAATATGGACAAAATTTCTAGAAAGAATCAACGTCTGTAACTGCAAACTAAGATATATTTTCCATTGTGAAATgtctgtatttttgtgaatgtctCCTGTAGTAAAGAAAAATTTGTAAACCACGTCCAGTTCCTAATGTACTGTAGTTTAGGATCCAGTGTTATCTGTAATCATTGTTGCTGAATGTTGGAACAGTATGGATAGGGTGTCAATACTTTTCTTTCCTACTGTAGACTCATTTATAGGATTACTACTCTGTCCTGAAAGGCTCACCGCCTCAGGATTTAAGGTTcggttgatttattttcccctgGGAGAATATGAATGAAC contains:
- the kng1 gene encoding kininogen-1, with the protein product MQGHRIWVILALTWLFCSSSHASEETRLQCDDPNVQDAVASVLVAHNKELTEGNQLALYQILEAAKTQNESGEVLSVHFTARESDCAAGEEKSWQECDYLQDSSKLLRHCRAKLLLKETNEIFAQHCSVEPPLVAEPRPPCLGCPESINVYSEDIKEPLSYSISKANVQNEHTHHFLFNYIAWATRQVIAGFRYRLRFDLQKSNCTKENFKDITEECHPDHTEPAFINCNSTVDVAPWRHELPDTSVNCEPGRLQMGFVIRRRPPGWSPLRNIHDFVAKPIKEESSEESHEGKTLCVTPTISQNPITDPKPSHPTAVVLTPNATSFICPSKPWKVFDVKTALPPRPPPPPPRPDHVQAGLADKDLIDIVNE